ACTATTGGGAATAGCCTAAATTACAGTGTCCATTCAACTCGGTATCATCGGCGGTGGAGTAATGGCTGAAGCCATCCTGGCCCGCTTAATCGCAGAAAAGACCTATGCCCCAGAAGAAATAATTGTGGGGGAGCCCCACGGTGCCCGGCGGGATTATCTCCAAAAAACCTATCAAGTTCGGGTTTCCCCCGATAACCAAGAGGCGGCTAATGTTTCTGAAGTGCTGCTGTTGGCCGTCAAACCCCAGGTGCTAGACCGGGTGCTAGCCAGTTTAGCAGGAGGAGCCAATCGTCCCCTGGTAATTTCCATTTTGGCCGGGGTTTCTCTGCAAAGAATTCAAAAGGGTTTTCCCGACCATGCCATCATCCGGGCCATGCCCAATACCCCCGCCACCGTTGGGGCCGGTATGACGGCGATCGCCGCGAATAAAATGGTGGAGCCGGATCAGTTGGCTAAGGCTAAGGCCATCTTTTCGGCGGTGGGCAATGTGGTGGAGGTGCCGGAAAATTTAATGGATGCGGTGACGGGGGTTTCCGGTTCGGGACCGGCCTACGTAGCTTTGATGATCGAAGCCCTGGCCGATGGTGGTGTTTTGGCCGGATTACCCAGGGCGATCGCCCAAAAATTGGCTTTGCAAACAGTGTTGGGCACAGCGGAGTTAATCAAGGAAACGGAGGAGCACCCTGCCCAGATTAAAGATAAAGTTACCAGTCCGGGGGGCACCACCATTGCTGGGGTAGCGGTATTGGAGAAGATGGGTTTTCGTTCCGCCATCATCGAAGCAGTGCGGGCGGCCTATCGCCGTTCCCAGGAATTGGGCAAAAAATAAATGGACAACGGAATTTAATGCAGCGCTTGATGCAAACTTTTCAAACTAGGCAAATCGAACATCAAAGCATCGTCGGGGTTAACTTCTGTGAAATGGTGTACTAGCAATAGGCCCACAATGGTCCAGGTTTGGTAGGAACGGGATTGTTGCCCGACCCAAAAGCCCGTGGGGCCATCAAAATATTCAGCCCATTTATGCTTGGGCAAACGGCGCAAAAGCACCTCATAGTTATTGCGAATTAGGTTCCCCATTTCCGCATACTCCACCGTGCCGTAGTTGGAATGGCAGCTATGGCGGAGCACCGCCACCACCAGAAACCAAAATAAACAGGGCCAATGGCCGGCGTTGTGGTAGCACCAGGGTAAATTTTTGCGGTCAAAGCCGGTTTTACTGCGCCAATCGTCATCTTTGAGGGGGGGATGGCAAATCCTCAGGGGCA
The genomic region above belongs to Synechocystis sp. PCC 6803 substr. PCC-P and contains:
- the proC gene encoding pyrroline-5-carboxylate reductase; its protein translation is MSIQLGIIGGGVMAEAILARLIAEKTYAPEEIIVGEPHGARRDYLQKTYQVRVSPDNQEAANVSEVLLLAVKPQVLDRVLASLAGGANRPLVISILAGVSLQRIQKGFPDHAIIRAMPNTPATVGAGMTAIAANKMVEPDQLAKAKAIFSAVGNVVEVPENLMDAVTGVSGSGPAYVALMIEALADGGVLAGLPRAIAQKLALQTVLGTAELIKETEEHPAQIKDKVTSPGGTTIAGVAVLEKMGFRSAIIEAVRAAYRRSQELGKK